GTATGAATTAGTAGAAGAACCTGGTATATTATTTGAAATTACGTATTTCAATGGGGTATTTGCTTGGGGACATAAGCAAAATGATAATGAAGAGATTGGAATACCGATTTCTTTATTACAAGAAAAATAAAAACCAGAGAGCGAATATCTCTCTGGTTTTCATCTTTGGTAGGCGTTACAGGAGATAGGAGATTCTAAAATTGGCGTTTTTTACATTCATTCGCCAATATAATGAGAGACTGGGTTTGTTGCGTCTGTCCGTTAACTTGCGCTTTTGCATGTTTCGGACGAGTCCACGTATGGTTAAATAATTCAGAACGACTATCTAAGCGATCACGGTAGCTCATCTTTATCACCTCGTGTAGGAAGTTGAAGTTAAATTACTTTGTACTACTCTTCCTGCTGATTTGCAGCACGCATACGTTCTTGTGGGTGCGTGTTAATTGTGCCGTTAGGTCGCTTCGAAGCGAAGCGTGATTTCGCTTTCGGTTGACCGTCGATTTTGCTGTTGTTTTTTGACTCAGACCAAAATTCGGCTTGTTTACCCATTGCGAACGCCCTCCTCATCATCAGTTGATACCTCTTGAAGAAGTATCAATTATAGAATGTGCAAAATAGAAGAAACTATCCTTTAGAAATGAAGGGATAATT
This genomic window from Bacillus anthracis str. Vollum contains:
- a CDS encoding YpzG family protein, which gives rise to MSYRDRLDSRSELFNHTWTRPKHAKAQVNGQTQQTQSLIILANECKKRQF
- a CDS encoding small, acid-soluble spore protein K, giving the protein MGKQAEFWSESKNNSKIDGQPKAKSRFASKRPNGTINTHPQERMRAANQQEE